Proteins from one Bacteroidota bacterium genomic window:
- a CDS encoding transposase translates to MKYKSKKQYRLPYYNYASSGYYFVTLVAKNRHKYFSTINDGNVVLTDIGEIIKQSWLYIPISSPFVMLDEYVIMPNHVHGILLIDNPNEGLELKEKKFEIRKKSLSIVMRTFKASVTARARKEHPDIKLWQSRFYDSIIRNETHLQNVRKYIENNPLQWEENSKNPMSIMM, encoded by the coding sequence ATGAAGTATAAATCGAAAAAACAATATCGGCTCCCGTATTATAATTACGCAAGTTCAGGATATTATTTTGTAACGTTAGTTGCCAAAAATCGCCATAAATATTTTAGTACAATAAATGATGGCAATGTAGTTCTTACTGATATTGGGGAAATAATTAAACAATCATGGCTATACATTCCAATTAGTTCACCATTTGTAATGTTAGATGAATATGTCATAATGCCTAATCACGTACATGGCATTTTATTGATTGATAATCCGAATGAGGGTTTGGAATTGAAGGAGAAAAAATTTGAGATAAGAAAAAAATCCCTTTCGATTGTTATGAGAACATTTAAAGCTTCAGTAACCGCTCGAGCGAGAAAAGAACATCCTGACATCAAACTATGGCAATCAAGATTTTATGACAGTATAATTCGGAATGAGACGCACCTTCAAAATGTTAGAAAATATATCGAGAACAATCCGTTACAATGGGAAGAAAATAGTAAGAATCCGATGAGTATTATGATGTGA